A single window of Desulfovibrio sp. G11 DNA harbors:
- a CDS encoding CRISPR-associated helicase/endonuclease Cas3: MEKYTFWAKTYASNLPGISVLLHGRFASAVGRCLVRAMFPPQWQDLHAVVAFLLSIHDVGKISPQFQGKCLLWLEQNGLAREAANNAWPSFTTTHACLSQEILDYFWQQKGLLSESYSLWSAIVGAHHGKWAKAKPHHYGQVSPPCLAPSPSVDWLREELNFVAYQWEQHANTELPPVTGASASLYASAGLLVLADWIASDEHHFPANPTLAPIADEQIARVAHDVVGSLGFAPLEIRTGLSFEDIFGCSPYPMQVAAWCNITEPGIYVIEAPMGMGKTEAALMAAYKLMEQGKARGLYFGLPTQATSNRIYERVLEFILRISPTAQRVQLIHGNSWLLDDTLAMPEQQQLSDDSAADPKAGSGADPLRWFCSSRRALLAPVGVGTADQAMLAALAVKHFALRRLALLGKVVILDEVHSYDHYTRAIIQQLCRVLADLGSTVIILSATLSGSARSALLQSHSPVSSMDAEEDSLPYPCISGRAHDQDTVQVIPCTPPPSHTVHVDFQPLQGAISRTIDIAASGGQVLWVCNTVANAQETFRNIQAHAAVTDCQADMGILHARLPFFMREERETEWMQRLGKKGQRQRGCILVSTQIVEQSVDLDADVLFTELAPTDMLLQRMGRLWRHTRRDRPVPHPCMHIIAENFSLTDLLGMSAPAITKALGSKAKVYDPFILLRTLEVWGKAASVTLPDDIRRFIYATYTEPEFLTEALQELYDAQFGKSAAMKMQAQINTDIWRLAGTDVEEYAPTRLSDHQEYGFVMYRSNVKNQITLLDGSVVNANDKDFRKDTARKLHRNAVRIPDYRLVKNPEKSKFLSGYNLMHWIKICGSSGFSVGNPCQELAG; encoded by the coding sequence ATGGAAAAGTATACGTTTTGGGCTAAAACATATGCTTCAAATCTGCCGGGGATATCAGTGCTCCTGCATGGCAGGTTTGCCAGCGCTGTGGGGCGCTGCCTTGTACGGGCCATGTTTCCCCCGCAGTGGCAAGATTTGCATGCTGTTGTTGCCTTTCTGCTATCCATACATGATGTCGGCAAAATCAGCCCGCAATTTCAGGGCAAATGCCTTTTGTGGCTTGAGCAGAACGGTCTTGCCAGAGAGGCCGCAAACAATGCGTGGCCCAGTTTTACTACGACACATGCCTGCCTTTCACAGGAAATTCTTGATTATTTTTGGCAACAAAAGGGGCTTCTGTCAGAGTCGTACTCCCTGTGGAGCGCCATCGTGGGCGCACATCACGGCAAATGGGCCAAGGCAAAACCGCATCATTACGGACAGGTTTCACCACCTTGCCTGGCCCCATCCCCATCAGTCGACTGGCTGCGGGAAGAGCTGAATTTTGTTGCCTATCAATGGGAACAGCATGCCAATACAGAGCTGCCGCCTGTTACGGGTGCAAGCGCCAGTCTTTACGCCTCAGCAGGACTCCTGGTTCTTGCGGACTGGATAGCTTCTGACGAGCACCATTTCCCTGCAAACCCTACGCTTGCGCCCATAGCTGATGAGCAGATCGCCAGAGTGGCTCATGATGTTGTTGGCAGTCTTGGTTTTGCTCCACTTGAAATACGCACCGGCCTGAGCTTTGAAGATATCTTCGGCTGCTCACCGTACCCCATGCAGGTCGCCGCATGGTGCAATATTACGGAGCCGGGGATTTATGTCATTGAAGCGCCTATGGGCATGGGTAAAACAGAGGCTGCGCTTATGGCTGCCTACAAGCTTATGGAGCAGGGCAAGGCGCGTGGGCTGTATTTTGGCCTGCCCACACAGGCCACAAGCAACAGGATTTATGAACGGGTACTGGAATTCATACTGCGAATATCGCCGACTGCGCAAAGGGTGCAGTTGATCCACGGCAACTCATGGCTCCTGGATGACACGCTTGCCATGCCAGAGCAGCAGCAACTGTCTGATGATTCCGCCGCAGATCCAAAAGCAGGCTCCGGTGCCGATCCCTTGCGCTGGTTCTGTTCGTCCCGCCGGGCGTTGCTCGCTCCCGTGGGGGTGGGCACGGCAGATCAGGCCATGCTGGCCGCGCTGGCGGTAAAACACTTTGCCCTTCGCAGGCTTGCCCTTCTGGGCAAAGTGGTCATTCTGGACGAAGTGCACAGCTATGATCACTACACAAGAGCCATCATACAGCAGCTTTGCAGGGTTCTTGCTGATCTTGGATCAACGGTCATTATCCTTTCCGCCACGCTTTCCGGCTCAGCCCGTTCGGCGCTTTTGCAGTCACACAGCCCTGTTTCCAGCATGGATGCAGAGGAGGACAGTCTGCCATATCCCTGCATCAGCGGGCGCGCCCATGATCAGGATACCGTGCAGGTTATCCCTTGTACGCCGCCGCCTTCACACACTGTTCATGTGGATTTTCAGCCACTACAGGGCGCCATCAGCCGCACAATCGACATTGCAGCCTCGGGCGGCCAGGTGCTTTGGGTCTGCAATACGGTTGCCAATGCTCAGGAGACGTTTCGCAATATACAAGCTCATGCAGCAGTTACAGACTGCCAGGCAGACATGGGCATTCTGCATGCCCGACTGCCGTTCTTTATGCGCGAAGAGCGTGAAACGGAATGGATGCAGCGCCTGGGCAAGAAAGGGCAGCGGCAGCGCGGATGTATTCTCGTCTCTACGCAGATTGTGGAGCAGAGCGTGGACCTGGATGCCGATGTGCTGTTCACGGAGCTGGCCCCCACTGACATGCTGCTGCAACGTATGGGCAGGTTATGGCGGCATACACGACGCGACCGCCCGGTTCCCCATCCCTGCATGCATATTATTGCCGAGAATTTTTCCCTGACAGATCTGCTGGGTATGAGCGCGCCTGCAATTACAAAAGCGCTGGGCAGCAAAGCCAAGGTGTACGATCCGTTCATTTTATTGCGCACACTTGAGGTGTGGGGCAAGGCTGCATCGGTAACGCTCCCGGACGACATCCGCAGGTTCATATATGCAACATACACAGAACCTGAATTTCTGACGGAAGCATTGCAGGAACTGTATGACGCGCAGTTTGGTAAAAGTGCAGCCATGAAGATGCAGGCGCAAATTAACACGGATATATGGCGACTCGCTGGTACTGATGTAGAAGAATACGCGCCCACAAGGCTTTCAGACCATCAGGAATACGGTTTCGTTATGTACCGTAGTAATGTAAAAAATCAGATAACACTGCTTGATGGCAGTGTTGTTAATGCCAATGACAAGGACTTTCGTAAGGATACGGCTCGCAAACTGCACCGTAACGCAGTCAGGATTCCTGACTACCGTTTGGTGAAAAATCCAGAAAAGTCAAAATTTTTATCTGGTTATAATCTGATGCACTGGATAAAAATTTGTGGTTCTTCCGGGTTTTCCGTGGGTAACCCCTGTCAGGAACTGGCCGGGTAG
- a CDS encoding IS4 family transposase — MPHKEILDLSHHTTLFSQLLSLIPGHVFEKLERKHKTGRSSRQFGFKEQFTVMAFIQLAARRSLRDGLRALEAAKRRLYHLGLKSVARSTVADANNSRPVEFFKDLFAEMYGLCHLRAPRHKFRFKCKLYSMDATTISLCLSIFPWASFRRNKAGVKVNTVLDHDGYIPAFLDINNAKTHESRMAKSLSLPKGSIVTFDKGYICYSWFRMLTAKGIFFVTRLKSNAAYKLVDRRAVDRKTGVTSDHIIDVSSRGKTTRLRRIGYRDAKTGKRYEFLTNHFRLSAKTIADIYKERWQIEIFFREVKQNLHIKSFVGRSENAVHIQIYTALTVYLLLAYQKFLSKLGLSVQQLFELICLNLFGKDSLEELLNPRRRKTINTYSYSLLAMGA; from the coding sequence TTGCCACACAAGGAGATTTTGGACTTGAGCCATCATACTACACTCTTCTCTCAACTGCTATCCCTGATACCGGGACATGTTTTTGAAAAACTCGAACGCAAGCACAAAACTGGCCGCTCTTCACGCCAATTTGGATTCAAGGAGCAATTCACCGTCATGGCCTTTATCCAACTCGCTGCAAGGCGCTCTTTACGCGATGGGCTTCGCGCCTTGGAGGCGGCCAAGAGACGGCTGTATCACCTCGGCTTGAAATCAGTAGCGCGTTCCACGGTTGCCGATGCCAACAATTCAAGGCCTGTGGAATTTTTCAAAGACCTGTTCGCTGAAATGTATGGCCTGTGCCATCTTCGTGCGCCTCGTCACAAATTCCGCTTCAAGTGCAAGCTGTACAGCATGGACGCCACCACCATCAGCCTATGCCTGTCCATCTTTCCCTGGGCGTCGTTCCGGCGGAACAAGGCTGGCGTGAAAGTAAATACCGTGCTTGACCACGATGGCTACATTCCCGCTTTTCTCGATATCAACAATGCCAAAACCCACGAAAGCCGCATGGCCAAAAGTCTTTCATTGCCAAAGGGTTCCATCGTCACCTTCGATAAAGGCTATATCTGCTATTCCTGGTTTCGCATGTTGACCGCGAAGGGCATTTTCTTCGTAACCCGACTGAAGAGCAATGCTGCCTATAAGCTCGTTGATCGCCGCGCCGTAGACCGGAAAACCGGGGTCACGTCCGATCACATCATTGACGTGAGCAGCCGGGGAAAAACCACTCGTCTACGCAGAATCGGCTATCGCGATGCGAAAACCGGCAAACGGTACGAATTTTTGACCAACCATTTCCGCCTGTCCGCCAAGACAATTGCTGATATCTATAAAGAACGCTGGCAAATTGAAATATTCTTCCGCGAAGTCAAACAAAATCTGCATATTAAAAGCTTTGTCGGGCGCTCGGAGAATGCGGTGCACATCCAGATTTATACGGCCCTGACCGTGTATTTACTCCTGGCCTATCAGAAATTCCTGAGCAAGCTTGGGCTGTCGGTGCAACAACTCTTCGAGCTCATTTGCTTGAATCTGTTCGGCAAGGATTCTCTGGAAGAACTTCTGAATCCACGAAGACGAAAAACTATAAACACCTATAGTTATAGCCTGTTAGCTATGGGTGCTTAA